CAAACTCATAAGTGTATACAATCTAACTAGCATTGTCATTCACTAATCTCTTAGGGTGCAAGCAAACATGCATTAATTATCTTGACgagaagagatttttcaatatattcttatttatataataatatatgatgtatatatttatatttcgaGCATACTAAAAAACTCGGCTTCAGGTTGTTCCCTTAAAATAACGTTGGAGTAAGTAAGTTGAGAgacaaaacaaatgaaaaaaacaGTCAAGTTGGTGGGGATGAAGCTCCCCGAGTAGACACGAGTCATTTGTGTAGACGTGTGCCATCCAGCGTCCGACATGTAGCCCACACTACAGAACAGCAGTGCTGATCAAGGATTCAGGAGATACACTGAAGACTATGGGATAAGCTGCTATGGATTTATACGGGCAAACAGACAAAGTCATCATCATGTTATTGATTACCCGAAAATCAACAACTGATATTACGCATGTACAACCACAACGCCCAAAATTTCGCGCATGCGCATGTAACGCAATCACACAATATTTTTGAGACTGCGATGAAGAGGCATTAGTGCAAAACCCCTTTGAAAGTTCTCTATCAGTTTCTCTGCCAAACCCCTTTggatccatctctctctctctctctctctttgtaaATAATATGTACACACATAGCGGTGCACCTCTTTGAGTtgcttttatttgtttgtttgtggcCTGAGCTGCTAAAGTCAAGTGGCGTTTACACATTATGGTTAACATGCGCAACCAATTGCCCGAGTGGAAAACTACCATCGCCAAGTcgtccaccaccaccaccaccaccaccaccacatatGACGGTGAATACTCTCAAGGCTTTCCGTATGAAAATTTCGGTGTGCTTCCTATTGATTCGGTTGTCCTTGACCCTCCAACTGATAATTCTCATTGGAACAATACTAGTAGCAGCATTAGTGCAGCTGCGGCAGCTGGAGGAGATGACCATAaacattttcaagaaatattTCAGAATTTGTCGTATATTCAGCTTGATCCATTCTTACAAATGCAGCAGCCCACACGCAATATTTTCTCGCACGACAAAGAGGTTATGTTGTGTGGGTTAAGCTTGGAAAAAGGAGATTTCAGTGGAAAGACGACGACGTCCCATGAGATGGTCTGTACATATTTAACTTAACTAGCTAGTTATAACTAATGTTCTTGTATTTCTTGTTAATttgcttaattaattatttttgtttaattaggaAACTAAACCTGTAATGCTTTCTGGAGAATTTAAGCAAAGCAAAGACGAACGGCCCAAAAGAAGCCGTGCTACTGAACTGCATAATTTGTCTGAGAGGGTGGGCCAACCACCCACTCAGCTTATCGTATTTCCTTGCCAACTTATATACTTTATTTTACTAATCAAACTAACTTAATTAATTACACTTGCTTGTTTTCATGAGTAGATGCGTAGGAACAAAATCCGGGGGAAGCTGAAGGTGCTACAGGAGCTTATACCCAACTGTAACaaggtgtatatatatgtatatataatggcTTCTTGCTTCCCCTTGCCGCTTAATTTATATTGATGTTAAATTAGCTTCGACCGATAAAGAGATGGTACCCACAAAActatttgtttgtatatataacTTTACTTATCCGACTTCTGACATAGGTGCCACCCCACTGTAATTTGTTGTCATGACTTTGTTGAGAAT
The nucleotide sequence above comes from Malus sylvestris chromosome 16, drMalSylv7.2, whole genome shotgun sequence. Encoded proteins:
- the LOC126608810 gene encoding transcription factor SPATULA-like isoform X1 is translated as MVNMRNQLPEWKTTIAKSSTTTTTTTTTYDGEYSQGFPYENFGVLPIDSVVLDPPTDNSHWNNTSSSISAAAAAGGDDHKHFQEIFQNLSYIQLDPFLQMQQPTRNIFSHDKEVMLCGLSLEKGDFSGKTTTSHEMETKPVMLSGEFKQSKDERPKRSRATELHNLSERVGQPPTQLIMRRNKIRGKLKVLQELIPNCNKTDRASMLDDAIKYIKSLQLQVQMMSMGGGAVYQTPNLSLAGIQGTQMSQFKPYLPMGPGLGTSNAYEIGMGLGMAMGMINMCYTTGVPTMSVHSATAGLPLMSGPGGLPVNPQVQMQIPFLASQVMPSTTAATSNIVQPRFPTNFSRIFNYANQAGESSSPNTASDNEKVPFINQKSKVMASHVVTTTSN
- the LOC126608810 gene encoding transcription factor SPATULA-like isoform X2, producing MVNMRNQLPEWKTTIAKSSTTTTTTTTTYDGEYSQGFPYENFGVLPIDSVVLDPPTDNSHWNNTSSSISAAAAAGGDDHKHFQEIFQNLSYIQLDPFLQMQQPTRNIFSHDKEVMLCGLSLEKGDFSGKTTTSHEMETKPVMLSGEFKQSKDERPKRSRATELHNLSERMRRNKIRGKLKVLQELIPNCNKTDRASMLDDAIKYIKSLQLQVQMMSMGGGAVYQTPNLSLAGIQGTQMSQFKPYLPMGPGLGTSNAYEIGMGLGMAMGMINMCYTTGVPTMSVHSATAGLPLMSGPGGLPVNPQVQMQIPFLASQVMPSTTAATSNIVQPRFPTNFSRIFNYANQAGESSSPNTASDNEKVPFINQKSKVMASHVVTTTSN